One window of Elaeis guineensis isolate ETL-2024a chromosome 11, EG11, whole genome shotgun sequence genomic DNA carries:
- the LOC105053777 gene encoding la-related protein 1C isoform X1, with translation MASIADSSSTSHSPRSARPARGPSSPWSHVAAAAAAPVASSSPPPAAATILHPNPSDSSSAVPPENVASSSGTVPRSPMSSDEPEHGSNGDDAAAASISSSSSAAAAARGKKPAWQRPSNGSIEVGPVMGAVSWPPLSESTKASPKSSSSDALKGPFDGTVSASPGPVISTPSPRPNSNNINLNSTPNHVAPPVRQKPNKRGSGGGSSSGTPANGAPPLQSPPAASAAATQITPAKETIPEPSAGDLPSKNSGSTNWDHGTRGGSFAPQQHGGNDHHRGYGGNRRGGGGSHRGSYGSRRDQDRGSFVWSHRGFNSRDTSVQQRGVRPYHRPPPPPFLSPPPQVRPFGNPIGYPDMPSPVYYVTTPPPPETLGGLPYIAHPAAAPPPAMFSPPAIDHPRAMLLKQINYYFSSDNLCKDIFLRRNMDEQGWVPINLIAGFNRVKQLTNNIQYILDTVRLSDVVEVQGEKIRKRNDWMNWVLPPSPNRFGIVPGLQSPATSDYDTLVAQLQTVGLEGASNHNSMRGATHTEVVLIRSASGNLNNQLHVVGDPSGGGNGQVTGHMNSDYSNSGRSLIRSDTL, from the exons ATGGCCTCCATCGCCGATTCCTCCTCAACTTCTCACTCCCCCCGCTCCGCTCGCCCCGCACGCGGCCCCTCCTCCCCGTGGTCCCacgtcgccgccgccgccgccgccccggTGGCCTCCTCATCTCCCCCGCCTGCGGCGGCCACGATCCTTCATCCGAACCCGTCCGATAGCTCCTCTGCAGTGCCACCCGAGAACGTGGCCTCATCCTCCGGCACCGTTCCTCGGTCCCCGATGTCATCGGATGAACCGGAGCACGGGAGCAACGGTGATGATGCGGCCGCCgcctccatctcctcctcctcctccgccgccgccgccgcccgaGGGAAGAAGCCTGCGTGGCAAAGGCCATCCAACGGCTCGATCGAGGTTGGTCCTGTCATGGGGGCGGTGTCCTGGCCCCCTCTTTCTGAGTCCACCAAGGCCTCCCCCAAATCGTCTTCCTCCGATGCTCTCAAGGGTCCTTTCGATGGAACAGTCTCTGCTTCCCCT GGGCCCGTGATATCAACACCTTCTCCGAGGCCAAATTCGAACAATATAAACCTGAATTCAACCCCAAACCACGTAGCTCCTCCTGTTCGCCAGAAACCCAACAAGCGTGGCAGCGGCGGCGGAAGTAGCAGCGGTACGCCGGCCAATGGTGCCCCGCCACTACAATCTCCGCCGGCTGCTTCGGCAGCGGCGACTCAGATCACTCCAGCCAAAGAAACTATCCCAGAACCATCTGCCGGAGACCTCCCCAGCAAGAACAGCGGCAGCACCAACTGGGACCATGGTACCAGGGGCGGTAGTTTCGCACCCCAGCAACATGGCGGGAATGATCACCATCGGGGATACGGCGGCAACCGGAGGGGTGGCGGTGGGTCCCATCGCGGCAGCTATGGAAGCCGACGGGATCAGGATcgcgggagcttcgtgtggagtcATCGAGGTTTTAACAGCAGAGATACCAGTGTGCAGCAGCGGGGTGTTCGACCATATCACAGACCCCCTCCGCCACCGTTCCTCAGTCCACCTCCCCAGGTCCGACCTTTTGGGAATCCTATCGGCTACCCTG ATATGCCTTCTCCTGTGTATTATGTGACAACACCCCCACCTCCGGAGACTCTCGGTGGTTTGCCTTATATTGCTCATCCAGCAGCAGCACCACCCCCCGCCATGTTTTCCCCGCCGGCGATAGATCATCCGCGTGCTATGTTACTGAAGCAGATAAATTACTACTTCAG CTCTGATAATTTGTGCAAGGACATTTTCTTGCGGCGGAACATGGACGAGCAGGGCTGGGTTCCTATTAACTTGATTGCTGGTTTCAACAGA GTCAAGCAATTAACAAATAACATACAGTATATTCTGGATACTGTACGGCTGTCTGATGTAGTGGAAGTAcag GGTGAAAAAATAAGGAAGCGCAACGATTGGATGAATTGGGTGCTGCCCCCATCTCCCAATCGTTTTGGAATTGTTCCTGGTCTGCAATCTCCAGCAACGTCAGACTATGATACCCTGGTGGCTCAGTTGCAAACTGTCGGACTTGAGGGGGCATCTAACCATAATAGCATGAGGGGTGCAACTCATACTGAGGTAGTTCTTATTAGATCGGCATCTGGGAATTTGAATAACCAGTTGCATGTGGTGGGCGATCCTAGTGGAGGTGGAAATGGGCAAGTCACTGGACACATGAATTCCGATTATTCCAACTCTGGAAGAAGTCTAATCAGGAGCGACACATTATAG
- the LOC105053777 gene encoding la-related protein 1C isoform X2: MASIADSSSTSHSPRSARPARGPSSPWSHVAAAAAAPVASSSPPPAAATILHPNPSDSSSAVPPENVASSSGTVPRSPMSSDEPEHGSNGDDAAAASISSSSSAAAAARGKKPAWQRPSNGSIEVGPVMGAVSWPPLSESTKASPKSSSSDALKGPFDGTVSASPGPVISTPSPRPNSNNINLNSTPNHVAPPVRQKPNKRGSGGGSSSGTPANGAPPLQSPPAASAAATQITPAKETIPEPSAGDLPSKNSGSTNWDHGTRGGSFAPQQHGGNDHHRGYGGNRRGGGGSHRGSYGSRRDQDRGSFVWSHRGFNSRDTSVQQRGVRPYHRPPPPPFLSPPPQVRPFGNPIGYPDMPSPVYYVTTPPPPETLGGLPYIAHPAAAPPPAMFSPPAIDHPRAMLLKQINYYFSSDNLCKDIFLRRNMDEQGWVPINLIAGFNRVKQLTNNIQYILDTVRLSDVVEVQRRLRSRAVDYEG, translated from the exons ATGGCCTCCATCGCCGATTCCTCCTCAACTTCTCACTCCCCCCGCTCCGCTCGCCCCGCACGCGGCCCCTCCTCCCCGTGGTCCCacgtcgccgccgccgccgccgccccggTGGCCTCCTCATCTCCCCCGCCTGCGGCGGCCACGATCCTTCATCCGAACCCGTCCGATAGCTCCTCTGCAGTGCCACCCGAGAACGTGGCCTCATCCTCCGGCACCGTTCCTCGGTCCCCGATGTCATCGGATGAACCGGAGCACGGGAGCAACGGTGATGATGCGGCCGCCgcctccatctcctcctcctcctccgccgccgccgccgcccgaGGGAAGAAGCCTGCGTGGCAAAGGCCATCCAACGGCTCGATCGAGGTTGGTCCTGTCATGGGGGCGGTGTCCTGGCCCCCTCTTTCTGAGTCCACCAAGGCCTCCCCCAAATCGTCTTCCTCCGATGCTCTCAAGGGTCCTTTCGATGGAACAGTCTCTGCTTCCCCT GGGCCCGTGATATCAACACCTTCTCCGAGGCCAAATTCGAACAATATAAACCTGAATTCAACCCCAAACCACGTAGCTCCTCCTGTTCGCCAGAAACCCAACAAGCGTGGCAGCGGCGGCGGAAGTAGCAGCGGTACGCCGGCCAATGGTGCCCCGCCACTACAATCTCCGCCGGCTGCTTCGGCAGCGGCGACTCAGATCACTCCAGCCAAAGAAACTATCCCAGAACCATCTGCCGGAGACCTCCCCAGCAAGAACAGCGGCAGCACCAACTGGGACCATGGTACCAGGGGCGGTAGTTTCGCACCCCAGCAACATGGCGGGAATGATCACCATCGGGGATACGGCGGCAACCGGAGGGGTGGCGGTGGGTCCCATCGCGGCAGCTATGGAAGCCGACGGGATCAGGATcgcgggagcttcgtgtggagtcATCGAGGTTTTAACAGCAGAGATACCAGTGTGCAGCAGCGGGGTGTTCGACCATATCACAGACCCCCTCCGCCACCGTTCCTCAGTCCACCTCCCCAGGTCCGACCTTTTGGGAATCCTATCGGCTACCCTG ATATGCCTTCTCCTGTGTATTATGTGACAACACCCCCACCTCCGGAGACTCTCGGTGGTTTGCCTTATATTGCTCATCCAGCAGCAGCACCACCCCCCGCCATGTTTTCCCCGCCGGCGATAGATCATCCGCGTGCTATGTTACTGAAGCAGATAAATTACTACTTCAG CTCTGATAATTTGTGCAAGGACATTTTCTTGCGGCGGAACATGGACGAGCAGGGCTGGGTTCCTATTAACTTGATTGCTGGTTTCAACAGA GTCAAGCAATTAACAAATAACATACAGTATATTCTGGATACTGTACGGCTGTCTGATGTAGTGGAAGTAcag AGAAGATTAAGAAGTAGAGCAGTGGACTATGAGGGATGA